From Vigna unguiculata cultivar IT97K-499-35 chromosome 5, ASM411807v1, whole genome shotgun sequence, the proteins below share one genomic window:
- the LOC114184595 gene encoding uncharacterized protein LOC114184595 has translation MEYGDWDQSYNEVPRWLQAAQQTNPGTIFQLSDPLVNVDGEDGTSTYIMERYLWAFGPCIEGFKYCKLVVQVDGTFLTGRYHATLLTTIAQDGNRNIFPLAFAIVEVAWIDKIPLHKWSQAYDGGRRYTHMTTNLTECMNFVLKGARSLPICALLKITFQNINAWFVERGLKANSMLRAGHQYPEDVTALLQQNHQKSAYCHVQRYDRDNSEFEVQEISSPHQYRPKPISFTVRLNDWWCDCGHFQASQLPCHHVIAVCLFGHMPLSNFIDLVYSLDYINKAYQVQFHPLRNEDYWSTYTGPNFIPDPQTKRKASGRPTTTRIHNEMDQPIMDKPKKCSYCRIEGHHRGQYPFRQ, from the exons ATGGAGTATGGTGATTGGGACCAATCTTATAATGAAGTTCCCAGATGGTTACAAGCTGCCCAACAAACTAATCCCGGGacaatttttcaactttccGATCCTCTAGTTAATGTTGATGGTGAGGATGGGACATCTACATACATTATGGAACGTTACTTATGGGCATTTGGACCATGCATTGAAGGTTTTAAGTATTGTAAACTTGTTGTTCAAGTTGATGGAACTTTTTTAACAGGCAGATATCATGCCACCTTGCTAACTACAATTGCTCAGGATGGAAATAGAAACATATTTCCTTTGGCATTTGCAATAGTAGAAG TAGCTTGGATTGATAAAATCCCCTTACATAAGTGGTCTCAGGCTTATGATGGGGGACGGAGGTACACGCACATGACAACAAACTTGACGGAGTGCATGAACTTTGTGCTTAAGGGGGCTCGATCGTTACCTATCTGTGCACTATTGAAAATtacatttcaaaacataaatgcTTGGTTTGTTGAACGCGGCTTAAAGGCAAACTCTATGTTAAGAGCTGGTCATCAATATCCAGAAGACGTCACTGCCTTGCTCCAACAAAATCACCAGAAATCTGCATATTGTCATGTTCAACGCTACGATCGAGATAATTCTGAATTTGAGGTGCAAGAGATATCGAGCCCCCATCAATATCGGCCAAAACCAATCTCATTCACTGTCAGATTAAATGATTGGTGGTGTGATTGTGGTCACTTCCAAGCTAGTCAGTTACCTTGTCATCACGTCATAGCTGTATGTTTATTTGGTCATATGccactttcaaattttatcgATCTAGTTTACAGCCTTGATTACATAAATAAGGCTTATCAAGTCCAATTCCACCCCCTGCGAAATGAGGACTATTGGTCAACATATACAGGTCCTAATTTCATTCCGGACCCCCAAACTAAGCGCAAGGCTTCCGGACGACCTACAACGACTAGGATCCATAACGAAATGGATCAACCCATTATGGATAAACCAAAAAAATGCTCTTATTGTCGCATTGAGGGTCATCATAGGGGACAATATCCATTTCGCCAATAA